A genomic window from Anticarsia gemmatalis isolate Benzon Research Colony breed Stoneville strain chromosome 6, ilAntGemm2 primary, whole genome shotgun sequence includes:
- the LOC142973586 gene encoding ras-related and estrogen-regulated growth inhibitor-like protein encodes MKMTVNRIRVVVLGSARCGKSAVVVRYLTKRYIGEYSSTGDFLYQHRVAFDGATSEVEVLDTCGCAKRGCLAEHLRWGDAFAVVYSVCDRRSFLAAAELLALLERTRLPGCTAVTLLGNKRDLEHARVVKAEEGQELSLRFGCQFYEVSAAESCAGAALAFHALLREARALALLLPPRRKLAAYSVSKVIGTILGLSNKSVRKKRPSLSI; translated from the exons CGGTGGTGGTTCGTTATTTAACCAAGCGCTACATCGGCGAGTACAGCTCCACCGGCG ATTTCCTGTATCAACATCGGGTGGCGTTCGATGGCGCCACGTCTGAAGTGGAGGTTTTAGATACGTGCGGTTGCGCG AAACGTGGATGCCTCGCTGAACACCTTCGATGGGGAGACGCGTTCGCGGTAGTGTACTCAGTTTGTGATCGGAGATCGTTTTTGGCGGCTGCTGAACTGTTAGCATTGTTGGAAAGGACGAGACTGCCTGGATGTACTGCCGTCACTCTGCTCGGCAATAAACGAGACCTGGAACATGCCAG agTTGTCAAAGCGGAAGAGGGTCAGGAGCTATCGCTGAGGTTCGGTTGTCAGTTCTACGAGGTGTCAGCGGCGGAGTCGTGCGCGGGCGCAGCGCTTGCGTTCCACGCGCTGTTACGAGAGGCGCGTGCGCTTGCTCTCTTACTACCGCCTAGACGAAAGCTTGCAGCGTATTCTGTGTCTAAG GTAATCGGCACAATTCTCGGCTTGAGCAACAAAAGTGTAAGGAAGAAACGACCATCACTCAGCATATGA